The segment ATGGTGGATCGCAGGAAACGCTTTCATTCATTCCAGCAACTGTTCATTGAAAAAAGCCAGAGCGGTCAGTTCAAAGGCTTCATGGCGAACAGCGCATCGGCTAAGGTTGAGCTGCCTCGTTTCAGAATCTTTACAATCATTGGACATGAGCGGGCGCTATGGGCTTGTATGGACTCTAGCAAGCCTTCATACCCAGGAAGCACGTCATTGGCAGCAGACGAGCGTTGCACACGACTAGACAAATGCAATGGGTGTGATCAGTGGTGCGTTCTGGAGGACTCATTGCCTTTTTTGATGGAGCGGGAAGCGATGCTGGCGCTTCAGATTGAAAGGGATCCTCTCGCGTATCCTGGGTATTCAACTGAGCTTCAGGTACATCAGCATATTCTCAACACTTGGGGTAACAGTACAGCGTTGGAAGCGGCCAAGGACTATAGGAGTAACTATGACGCGCTATTGCCATTCGATCTGAAGTCTCTCGTAGCTTATCTTGAGGATTGACCATGATTGCCAATGATGATGAGGACGATGATTTCGAGCAGTTGATGCAAGAAATTGATAGTGAAGCCCGACAGGCTGCTGATGCCTATTTCAATAATCTCTATGAGACATCCCACGGGCGCTCCTGTCACTCTTCAGGTGAAGACGTAGCCGAGGAGTCGTCTGTCCCGCTAGAAGACTTATCTAATCGTCAGCGTAAAGGTGGTCTCAAGTTTAAACTGGCCGCTAGTCCCACTGGTGATTTTCCGGTTTCACACTATTCTAATTATAATCAAGGTCGCTGGATTTTGATGGAGGGAAGAGAGTATTGTGAGATTTCAATAGTAATTAATAATTCGCGTGAGGATTTACAATCGCTTAAGCGCGCAATATCGTACTATTTTTTACCATCCACTAATCCATTTGGGACTATCAAAAGTTACGTTTCGTCAATGAATTATGCAGATGCTTTTAAGTATGTCGAGCGTTTTGTTTTCAAGGATAATCATCTGGACGGTACTGAGGAGTCTCTATCAATTATAAGTTCAGATATGTTGAATCAGGCGCTTGATGAGTGCAAAGTACAGGCATATCCACATTCGTATTATATGTTATTTTTCTATATAAATTTTTGGCTTTCAGTCTCTGTCCAGCAGCTTATACCAAGTGAGCTTTGTCTGGATGTTGATGTTAATGAGATAGATACGCCTGAAAGAAGAAGAGATGTATATGATTATATCGCCGCTAATTTTGTCGGTTGGAAGCCTTTTACAGAGGAAGAACTCCGCTATTTACTAAGCTATGCCTATTTTTGGATAGATGAGGGCATCCCTGTGATTGAGGGTGTCCAGCGCTATCTGCTGACGATACCCAAGGCCCTAGAGTCGGTACACATCACGGCACAGCGTGATACACGATTTGAATCCGTACTGGCACAGCAGGTGAAAGGGATTAACATTGTCGGTTTTGACTATAATACCCTTTCCCAGCGCATGACTTCCTCCTCAGGACGTCACTTGGAATATATTCGACATAGCTATAGCTGGAAAGATAAATACAGGCGCGCTGTCGACAGGGTCAGGAATGCAATTTTTATTCTCTTTTGCCTGATGACTGGAATGCGCAAAAGGGAAATGGCTGCGCTTAAGTTTGAGGATGTTACGCGTGGGGCGGACGGCGTCTGGCGCGTATCCTTCGCTAGGTATAAAACAAGCACCGATCCAAATTATTTGGGGGATGCTGACCACATCAGCATCCCGGATTACTTGGGTGAAGCAATTGATTCGTTCAGGAAACTTCGAATTTTTGGTCACTATTTTCGCAAAGGTTATATTTTTCAACCTGTGAGAGGTGGGGCCACAGTAAACAGACTCGATCGAATGATTGCTAACGTAGCTCGTACTGTCGCAGGAGAGGCTGGCGTTCCTCAATTACATATCCACCGATTCCGTAAGACCATCGCAGAACTTTTGATCAATGAGTCTGAGGCCAATATCGACGTCATTCGAATGATATTTGACCATAGTTCATACGTCATGACACTTCGTTACATTGCGCGCAATCCCTTTTTAGTTTCCTCGGTGGTCGACACCCTCAAGGAACATTTTGCCGAGGATTTCGTAGATGTCGTTCGCGCTATTCATACTGGGGTTTACGCTGGTGATGCAGCGAACAGGATTGCTGATCAAGTGAATAAACGGCCCGAGCTATTCTCAGGCACCGTTTTGAAAACCACAGTAATGCAATATGTAAAGCACCTATTTGAGGGCGGTTCGTCGTTTCGAATCCAGCGCACTTCTCTTGGCACTATATGTATGTCTCAAACATTCCATGAGTGCGACCAACTTCCGCCATGCCTGGCATCCACTACAGGATTAATCTATCCGGCAGGGCCTGATTTTTCCAACTGCCAAATTCATTGTGATAAAAACGTGATTCTTCAGGGGTCTCAAGATGCCATTGAGCATAATCTCAAGTTTTACAGGACGATTCTTGCTAACGGAGCTAGACTCAAGGTTGAGGCAGTCAGAGAACTTGAACTGAAGGTTTCAGTTAATGAGCGATTGCTTAACGAATTATTAGTGTCAGCTGCCAAACATAAAGTGGAGCCTTTCACGGATAGGTCATAAGCTCCTCGAGTTCATCAATGAGGTTCTATACTGTGAGCGTATCTGACACCGAAGAAAGAATAATCACGGTCATCCGCGACCACTTTTTGAGTGGTACGAAGGAAAAGCTGACAGTAGGGATTGTCTCCGAGCGTGCAGGTATATCTAGGCAAGCATTTCACAAGAATTATCTTCACCTTAAAGGATTCATCACTGGTCAGCGCACGGTCGATGAGCTGTTGCTTAGGCAAGGAATCGATGCCTCTAAGGTAATACTACAGACCCAAAAGCTTGTGAGAGAACTTGAGTCGGAGTTGCAGGATGTACTATCCAGGCAAGATGCGAGGTTCAAGGAATTTGAGAACAACATTATAACCTCTTTGATGACAAGTGATATCCTCACTCACCGCGCCAAAGAGTTGACCGCTGAGCTCCGTAAAAAAGCACTTCATGTTGAAAAACTTAAACGTGAATTAGATGAAAAGGAAGTTGAGTTATCATTAATCATTGCTAATACTGGTTCGCATCCACAACCTGTTCTAGGGAAGAAAGTGGATGTTCATGTTTTTAAGCCTGATCTAACCATTGCGGTCGCTAACTTGCCATCGGCTAACGACAAAGAATCCTATATCGTGCTCAAGCGCAAAGCAATTGACGCCATGCAACAAAAAGTACTAAGGCTACTCAAGAAGGGGGCAATAAACGTAATTATTTTTCAGGAGCGATACCTCTGCTCATTTGAGAAATTTATTGATCGCTATTGTTCAAAGCGCGATGAATCGCTTGTGGTCATTAATTTACCAATCTACTCTCGTATTGAAATCAAGGAATTTATACAAGCCCTGAAGGGCGCTGTACCGCTACAGCTATATGTCCCCTATTGCGATAGCGAGGCGGTAATCAACGCGCAGCGTGGTTTCCTATTCAGGAATGTTCCTGAATTTGAGTTCAAGGCTATGGCGAAGGAACCTTTGCCTACGATCTACGACGGCTATGACAAAGTGACGGTCTTCAGGATCGTACAGGGGGATTGAATGATTTCCATCGAGAGACGACAGCTTACCTATCCCCACGTATCCAATCCTGGAAGAATTAGGTCGCATTACGTACTCATTGCCGTGAATCGCGGCAAAAGGACTTTGCTGAGTCATGTAAATCTGTATCTGGAAGACGTGAGCTCCTCTCTTGATACTTCCAATCGGTATTCAAATATTATATCGCTTTTCTACCGGTATCTCTCAACGTTAGAGAAATATCGGACTGTACCAATCTCAAGCTATCACTCTTTAGTCGATAATAACGATATAAAGGAATGGCAAATCCAGCGCGAGGTTAGCCGAGTGGTCGCGCAGTCGACTAGGCCCAGCACAGAAACTATTATTGAGGATGCTAAGCGAATTTATGGCTTCTTTGAATGGCTTCGAAAAAAAGACTATCCAAGCTGCGTGTCTTTTCAGTATGTAACGTGGAGGGCGAACTTCAAGGACGAGGAGCTTTTAGCTCATATCAAACGGAAAGCTCTTACCGTTTTGGACGGGCGGGGGGTGCGGGCTCTTGATAGACAATACTTCCAAGATCGCTCCTACTCTTTACCCACAAATTATGAGATGAAGAGCCTAATCTTGGGGTATAAAGATCCAGTCTATGCTGCGCTTTTCAAGCTCTCCCTCGGAACGGCGATGAGGCCTATGGATCTTTGTAAGTTCCCCTACCTGGGCAACGGCCTTAACTCCCACATCAAGCCTTTTGAGTATGTGGGTTTAGATGGGGAAAATGTCGAGTACTATGTAAATCAGAGCAAAGGTAATAAATCCCGTAAGATCACCATTCACAAGCTTGACCTTAAAGCCTTGGACGACCATTACATCCAAGAGCATTACGCTCCCCGAGCAGAATTGTACGAAAAACGATTCGGAAAGCCATGTCCTCCATCAATTCTCTTTCTGTCCTCTCGGGGCATACCAGTGACGCCCAAAATGATTTCCCGCCGCACCGTTGCTGCTCGAGCGCGCGCTCGGGCCAGTGATCCGTCTATACGCAAGTCCATTCGTTTTTACGATGCTAGGCACTGGTGGCCGACTAAATTCCTTATCCAGCGATTTAAGGGCGGACTACTGGGGCAAATGAGTGAGGTGCGCGACGCAGCTGCTATGCAGGTTATCAAGAACCAGATGGGGCACAAACATCTGATTACCACCTATAACCACTATGTTGATCATGCTAGGGTGATACTGCGCGCTCATATGGGCTTGGTAAACGAACTCGTCACACATCCCTCGGAGACCGTAGAGCAATTTCTGGAGTCTCCGTCCCTGCTTTGACCCGTCTTTGCCGGGCTCTGCGCGAACGATCTCACTGATCCTAGCTATCAAGCTAGGTCAATACTGTGTCCTCGACCGTCTGACCCAGATTTACTCGACCATTCAGGTTCGCTCTGATGGCATTATGCTACTGTTGAGTCCTTTCTTGACTAGCAAGGATGAACGGTATGGTTACAGGCAAGTCAATCACCAGCGTCAATCGAATCATCGCGCACTCGCATGGCGCCCGCGAAATGCTGTTTGTGATTGAGCGAAACAAGCTCGATCAGAACATTGAGGCGCGGCTGGCGATTGATCACCTCAAAAAAGATGGTGACTGGATCCTACCTGCGGGTGTCGGCAAAGTAAGCGAATTCAATGCTCGTGGTAAGGAGATCAAACGGCGAGATCTCCCACTTATCAAGAAATCAGTTCCTCAATACCGTAGCTGGAAAGACTGGCATGGTAACGAGCACAGCGGGGTGCAAATTCGAAGTATGGATGTGTATCCCATTGACTTTGTACGCCCGCCTATGGAGCACCTTTCTCTGAGCGTCATTGATGGGAAAGAGTACATCGTAACCCGCCGGGTGAATTTTGATGAGCTGCCCGCTGCTCTTCTTCACTTGGCCAACCTCATGCTCGAATTCTTCCAGGAGTTTGAGATCTTAGACGTTGGGCGGCAGCGCATTGCAAAGGTGGAGGCGCGCCATCTGCAGTGGGAGTTGCTTCCTCCTGGGAAGTACCCTTGGAAGAACGCTGAGGCCATCGTCAAACCCTATTTGGCCGGTCTGCGGGCGTCAGAGCAGGGAGTGATCGAACATCGGATCAGGGAAATAACTCGATTCGAGCCTGATTTCTTTGCCACGGGCCGAGGGGGTTATCAAGGCTACTTCGTCTTTGGCTTTTCCAAGCGTGGGATTTACTTACTTGAGAGCTCACATTTGGATAACGCCACCTATAGGTTTGGCGAGGATTGGGAAGTCCTATCGACACTGACCAAGGATGAGATCATCAACGGCGATCATGGCCACCAGCGTTTCATTCACGATAAGACCTGGGGCCGTAAGATCCGGCAAATGCTCGCATACGCGTAGGGGTTGTTTACCCTTTGGTATGTCGTTCAAAGACGTGGCCCTCAGAGCATCAGAGATGGCTTCGGCGTCATGAGGCGCCTCTAGCCGTCTCTTCGAATTACCAATGCTACCGGCTAGATGAATTGAGCGTCTGGTTATAATGTCTGGGTTTCAGTCTTTTGATGCAGAGCCGGTCACTGTTGATCTCTATGAAGTCACTTTCCTGATCGGGTTCAACGGTTCTAGCAAGGCCGCAACCCTTCAGGCGCTTTGACGATTTTGTAGGCCAGCGCAAACACAAGGTGTCAGATCTTCTGCGACATATAGCCTATCCGTTGGGCCATGGTCTCCGGCCTCGCCTAAATTGCCGTTATACTTTTTGCCAGTACCGATACACCGTTGAGCTGGCCAATCCAAGCCTCTGTGCCACCTCAGCCTGACTCATTCCTAAAGTCTTCAGATCTCTCACAGCATCGGCATTCTTGGTATTGCCAGGCTTACCCGCAGGCCGCTTTTTCAGCTCTTTGCCCACAAACTGACTCCGAACAAGCACCTCTCCTCCTTCTGCTTTGAATGAGTCAAGTTCTGCACGTGCTCTCTCAAGGGTGGTGTCGGTAGGTTCATCCTTCTGGATAGCGACGCATAGGGCTATAAGAGCAATAGGATCAAACTGGAGGGCATCTGCTAATTCGATCAATTTCGCGACCGTGATATTGCTCTTTCCTTGCTCCAGCTTTCCTATGTTTGCTTTTGCACTGACGTCTGCCAAATCACCATAGTCAAATCCCCGGATTGTCCTGATTGCCCTGAGTACTCCGGCGATCTCATTCTTAAGCGACATAGTCAGCCCTAAAAGCGAGGATAGAGCCATAACGCCTGTCTTCCGATAAACCACGTTTGGTGGTAGTATTGAAAGTGCGCGGTGACGCTTTCTCAGAGTTGAGCCGCACAACCATATGTTCAGGGTCTTTTGGATATGGGCATGAGGCAGTTTTAGCGCCAAACATATCACATGTATTGTCAGAGGTTTTTTGATTGGAATTTGAAGAAATCCAAGCAGCCAGCGAGCTCCTCTCCACCACTGGAGAGCCACGCTCTGGATCTGGAGAAAGCCAAGAGCGCTTGATTCAACTAGTACAGAGCCGCTTTCCAAACAAAGGTTTTTGCATTGTCCAGCAGTGGACAATCGTGCACGCGATAGCGAGCGATGGGGATCTCACTAAAATCCACGTTCATGGCCATCTGCCGCTCTTTGTTTTCGCCGAAAAAGTCATCCTAGACAGCCGAGGACGCTTCGATTACGGAAATTGGGTGCGCAGTACCATGGCCATTTCATTCCAAGATGGCTTTCTCTTTGAAACCAAAAATACTGTGTACGTTTTGATGGGAGACGGCGACGAAAAGTCGGCCAATCTCGCCGCGATACTGTCTCTTTATCAGTGATGTCAGCTGCAACTGCGGTCTGTAGATCCACGGGAATGCGAAATGTTTAGAAGTCATGAAGCCTTTGCCGAGGGCGCCCCTAATATCTTTGGGGATGGGTATTCAAACTGGCGGATATTTGAACGCCACTTGGCTCATCCTTGGTATCACGTCGTTCTTGAAGAGTGCTTGGATGGCAAGGTGTGGCCACGCACCATGATGATTAGTGACATCGATATGCTCGAAGAAATACTTTCCCAACAAACCAGCGAGTTTGTCGTTACGGAAATTCAGGTCGTCACGCCGGGGTGGATGAACAAAAACGGCAAGTGGATCATGGAGGGGCTTTCGGGGTTGCTGGTGGGATATGACTCCACGGGATGTCGGGTATGTCTTCATAACATAGATGACGAAAAGGCTTATACCGATGCCCCAGGTCGTCTTATTGACGCTCACTCTCTTAAAGGGCTTCGAGTGATTTTTTAATCCAAGTACGTAAACGCAGTCTCTCCTTGCAAGGCGAGCAATGCTCGGAGGCCGGCCGCCGCAGCGGTATCCAAAGTACAACTAAATCGAAACTGGTCGTCCGTTATGAAAATTCAGATTTACTCTGACCTGCACCTCGAGTTCGCTCGGTTCGATCCCGCCTCAAGCGAAGCGGACGTAGTAATTCTCGCCGGCGACATTGATATCAAATCGCGGGGCGTGAAATGGGCAAGCGAGGTTTTTCAATGCCCAGTGATCTATGTATGCGGTAATCATGAGTACTACGGCGGGCACATAGGTCGCACACTGCTAAAAATGAAAGACGCTGCATTGCCCCATGTGCATGTACTCGAAAACGAGATGCTCATTCTCGATGGCATACGCTTTTTAGTCACAACTGCCTGGACGGATTATTCGGCTACGGGGGATGTGGTTGCGGCAAAGAGAATTGCTTGGGATTCGATGAACGATTTTTTGGTGATTCGAGCCGACTTGGATTACAGGCGCTTGCGTCCAGACGACCTAGTCGCTAAGTCAGTGAGAGCTCACCTATGGTTAACCCAAGAGCTTAATAGACCTTTCGACGGCAAAACAGTAGTGGTCACACACCATGCACCTGTGTTGGATTATCTGGGCGATGATCACTCAGGGCATCTGGCTGCAGCCTATGCAAACGATTGGTCAGAGTTACTTAGTAAGGCTGATCTTTGGGTTTATGGGCATACCCACGTTGCGGCGGATTTCTCAAAGGAGGGGTGTCGAGTGGTGTCCAATCCACGCGGTTATCCGGGGCAGAACACGGGCTTTGATCCTGATTTATTGATCGAGCTTTGATTATCAGTGATTGGCTATTGGACACGTTCGCGTGGCTGGCCGAGCTCAACGGGATGGAGGATTTTTGATGGTGACATTGGAAGAGGTTTCGCAACTCTTGTACGGCGCTTGAGAGGAGGTTGTCGGCTGGGAAGGCTCACTAGAAGACCTGATCTCTTTGGCAGCAAAGACATTCCCGGGCAAAGCATTCTGTGTGGTGAAACAGTAGATATTGATCGACCTCACCGTGACGCCGGTTGAAAGGGAAAAGCTTACGAGTCTCGGTCTAATTCCCGCGACTCTTTTCGCTCATGAAATCGTCCTAGACAGTAAAGGTCGTTTCCAGCCAGCCATGTGGGTACGCAGTAATTTCGGAAAGTTTTTCTCGGAAGGCTGTAAGCGTCCGGCCAAGTCATCTACACAGCGCCGATGCTATGCCCCCCAAGAACCACCTTGGATGTATACAGCCACATCTTGTAACTAATATAGTGGCCAAATAATACCAAAAAGCTAGCTAGTGCCTACGCTCAGGAATTCCTCTGTGAAATGAGCGCACCATGACTAAGATTGAGGCAGTGCCGGTAGTATCTGACGATTTTGAGACGTGGCTGAATGCGCGCCCCAAGTGGTTGCAGACAGCGGCTCGAATGATCATCGACTCGAAGCGGCAGTTGAATCAGGATGAAGTTAAAGCGCTAGCAAGGCTTTGCCAGCTCGAAGCCAAGGATGAAGCTGATCCAGGATTTCTGAACGTAATCCCCGGCACTTTATCGCAGGTAGCCAATAGACCTTTGCTTCGGATTGAGGAGATCCTTGATGTGCATGGGTTAAATGCAATCAAGGCTGGCGCTCACCTTCCATTCGGCAAAAGCAATCTCTCGGTGATCTACGGGCAGAATGGAACCGGCAAGAGCGGATTTGCAAGGCTGCTAAAGGAGATCTGTGGATCACGATCTAAGGACGAGATACGCGGTAACGTATTCGATTCAACACCTACGCCCTGCCGTGCCCATTTCAAGGTGTCAATCGACGGTAAGCCGGCGGATGTTCACTGGGATGTCCCAAGCGGGCCTCACAAAGCTTTACGACATGCACAGGTGTTCGATAGCAAGGCTGCCCAGCAGTACATGGGCAGGACTGAGGCATGCTATGAACCCAGCCGGATGAAGTTTGTATCCGCGCTGATCGTCACAGCGGACGCTGTTAGCGCAGAGCTTGCAAGAGAGAAATCACTGCTCAGCAAAGCGTTACCCGCCATCCCAGAAACGCTAAATCACACCGCAGAAGCAAAATGGCTTCAGGGCCTGAAGAGTTCAACCACGACCGCGATTATTGATAAGGAATGTCTGTACACCGATCTTCTTGATCGGGAGCGTATAGAGAAAGAGGCCCTACTCGCAGAGAAGGATATTGCGGGTCGGCTGCTGAGCATCAACAAAGAAAAAACTGCGCTGAAAAGTATTGAAACAGCAATGTCGACACTTCAACAGGGATTGAACGATGCGACGGCAGGCACGCTAGAGACCCTGAAAAACGCCGCTGTTAAGGCCAGGAATTCGAGCCAAGAAGCGGCGGCAGCGATTTTCGGTAAAGCCGAGCTCGACGGTGTTGGCTCTGCGACCTGGCAGGATATGTGGGAGTACGCACGCGCATACTCCAACGGCACGGCCTACACAGAATCTCAGTTTCCCAATATTGCAGCTGACTCACGCTGCGTAGTTTGCCATCAAAGCCTTGATGAGGATGCCAAAGTCCGCCTGGCTGGTTTTGAGAAGTTCGTCACTGACGGCCTTGAGACAGCCGCCAAGAAGGCTGAAAAAAGTTTTACTGACCACAAAATCCGCTTGCCAACTCTTCCAGGGCAAGCCGACTGGATCGTTCACATGTCCACTTTGGGCTTCGAGGAAGGCGATGCGATCACGTGGCTTGGCATGCTCAAAACGAGGCGTGATCAAGTCGTACTGGGAAGCCCTGTTGGCACCTTGCAAGCTTTCGACTGGACGAACATTAATGAAGCGGTAAAAACCAAGTCT is part of the Pseudomonas sp. ML2-2023-3 genome and harbors:
- a CDS encoding DUF6957 family protein, yielding MEFEEIQAASELLSTTGEPRSGSGESQERLIQLVQSRFPNKGFCIVQQWTIVHAIASDGDLTKIHVHGHLPLFVFAEKVILDSRGRFDYGNWVRSTMAISFQDGFLFETKNTVYVLMGDGDEKSANLAAILSLYQ
- a CDS encoding helix-turn-helix transcriptional regulator gives rise to the protein MALSSLLGLTMSLKNEIAGVLRAIRTIRGFDYGDLADVSAKANIGKLEQGKSNITVAKLIELADALQFDPIALIALCVAIQKDEPTDTTLERARAELDSFKAEGGEVLVRSQFVGKELKKRPAGKPGNTKNADAVRDLKTLGMSQAEVAQRLGLASSTVYRYWQKV
- a CDS encoding site-specific integrase, which translates into the protein MISIERRQLTYPHVSNPGRIRSHYVLIAVNRGKRTLLSHVNLYLEDVSSSLDTSNRYSNIISLFYRYLSTLEKYRTVPISSYHSLVDNNDIKEWQIQREVSRVVAQSTRPSTETIIEDAKRIYGFFEWLRKKDYPSCVSFQYVTWRANFKDEELLAHIKRKALTVLDGRGVRALDRQYFQDRSYSLPTNYEMKSLILGYKDPVYAALFKLSLGTAMRPMDLCKFPYLGNGLNSHIKPFEYVGLDGENVEYYVNQSKGNKSRKITIHKLDLKALDDHYIQEHYAPRAELYEKRFGKPCPPSILFLSSRGIPVTPKMISRRTVAARARARASDPSIRKSIRFYDARHWWPTKFLIQRFKGGLLGQMSEVRDAAAMQVIKNQMGHKHLITTYNHYVDHARVILRAHMGLVNELVTHPSETVEQFLESPSLL
- a CDS encoding metallophosphoesterase family protein translates to MKIQIYSDLHLEFARFDPASSEADVVILAGDIDIKSRGVKWASEVFQCPVIYVCGNHEYYGGHIGRTLLKMKDAALPHVHVLENEMLILDGIRFLVTTAWTDYSATGDVVAAKRIAWDSMNDFLVIRADLDYRRLRPDDLVAKSVRAHLWLTQELNRPFDGKTVVVTHHAPVLDYLGDDHSGHLAAAYANDWSELLSKADLWVYGHTHVAADFSKEGCRVVSNPRGYPGQNTGFDPDLLIEL
- a CDS encoding site-specific integrase — translated: MIANDDEDDDFEQLMQEIDSEARQAADAYFNNLYETSHGRSCHSSGEDVAEESSVPLEDLSNRQRKGGLKFKLAASPTGDFPVSHYSNYNQGRWILMEGREYCEISIVINNSREDLQSLKRAISYYFLPSTNPFGTIKSYVSSMNYADAFKYVERFVFKDNHLDGTEESLSIISSDMLNQALDECKVQAYPHSYYMLFFYINFWLSVSVQQLIPSELCLDVDVNEIDTPERRRDVYDYIAANFVGWKPFTEEELRYLLSYAYFWIDEGIPVIEGVQRYLLTIPKALESVHITAQRDTRFESVLAQQVKGINIVGFDYNTLSQRMTSSSGRHLEYIRHSYSWKDKYRRAVDRVRNAIFILFCLMTGMRKREMAALKFEDVTRGADGVWRVSFARYKTSTDPNYLGDADHISIPDYLGEAIDSFRKLRIFGHYFRKGYIFQPVRGGATVNRLDRMIANVARTVAGEAGVPQLHIHRFRKTIAELLINESEANIDVIRMIFDHSSYVMTLRYIARNPFLVSSVVDTLKEHFAEDFVDVVRAIHTGVYAGDAANRIADQVNKRPELFSGTVLKTTVMQYVKHLFEGGSSFRIQRTSLGTICMSQTFHECDQLPPCLASTTGLIYPAGPDFSNCQIHCDKNVILQGSQDAIEHNLKFYRTILANGARLKVEAVRELELKVSVNERLLNELLVSAAKHKVEPFTDRS
- a CDS encoding DUF6957 family protein, coding for MIDLTVTPVEREKLTSLGLIPATLFAHEIVLDSKGRFQPAMWVRSNFGKFFSEGCKRPAKSSTQRRCYAPQEPPWMYTATSCN